Genomic DNA from Salvia miltiorrhiza cultivar Shanhuang (shh) chromosome 1, IMPLAD_Smil_shh, whole genome shotgun sequence:
ttctGGGACAATTCTAAGtgttcatgtgcaaaaccaaaaaaaCAGTGAAGTTCGAGTATTTTGTGACAAGTTTTAAAGTTAATGTGCAAAACCAAAAACGTTTGTATAGTTTGAGGCAATTATCCTCTTTAAAAAGATTTGTATTACTCATTGTGGAATTACAGAGTTCAAAAATCATTGAGTTCCATCATAAGTATCTTAGGACTCCACATTGAAGTATTTCACATCATCTGGTGATTTAGAGATGGTGTGCATTTGTGGGAGTGACAAATTGAGCATCACTCCTCTGTCATTGGTGAAATTCTTTCCATTCCTTATTTGTTCGTTATGTTCCTCAAAATGAGCATCTCATTTTTTAACTGTGTCACAGAGGAGACAAGAGAGGTTGAAGAAAGTCGAAGAAAAGAAGGTGTATATCCAGCTGCATGAGGCAATGGAGGCTCTACTTCACATCTGCAGGGACGGATGCAGAACAATCGGGCCTTGTGATAAGGCTCTCAAGGGAAATCAGGTCGCCTGTGGCTTCCCTGCGTGCAAGAGGCTCGAGACCTTGATCCGTCACTTCTCAGGCTGCAGGACTAAAGTTCCCGGCAGGTGCGTCCGTTGCATAAACATGTGGCAGCTGCTCGAGCTGCACTCACGCATGTGCAACGACCCCGACTACTGCAAGGTCCCTCTGTGCAGGTAAGAGAGAGTGAGTGCATTTTCTGAATGCAAATTGAGTTATAGCagatatttaattgaaattatttgAAAAATGTTAGGCATTTTAAGGTGAAGGTGCAGCAGAGGAGTAAGAAAGAGGAGGTCGAGTGGAAAATGTTGGTTAGCAAAGTGACAGCAGAAAAGAATGCACAGAAACTGTTGTCATTTAGGAGGTCAAGTTCTTAGCAATGTGAATACTTGTTATATGGGATAATGGCCAATATTTTAGCAGGCCTTATTCAGATTGAATAATCCATGTAAAATTAGATGAAATGAGAAAAGAGAAGTGTACAGGACAATTTATCCAACTACTACTTTGTTCAAATGAAGGTTTTAAGTGTCATTTATTTCCAGTTCAATTATAAAGTTGTAGCATTGGATTATTATTGTTTCTGGTAATATTGCAGTGGTATTGCTTTGAGATGGCTATTCTTGGTACAGCTCATGTTGTGATTAATGAAGTGCGACATTATTTATTGGATTAATTGTTAAAAAGTAGACAAGTTTCATAAAATATCACAATAATCACACTGCTCTTAAATTTTTTGTGATGGAGCCACATCCAAAATAGGTACATATATTAACGAAAGAATGACGAAGAATATATAGAATAAAAATTAGTAGTAAAATCGAGGAGCTCCTCAAAATTTATTCCTTGCACATAAAACACACAAACAAAAGCATTGCTACAACACAAATTAAGAAGCTCGAATTGATGAAAAACACAATAAATCACATCACTAGCATTGCTACAGCACACAAAGAAGCTAGAATTTATGAAAAACACAATAAATCACATTCTCACTAAGCAGCTCTGCCATCAATGATCACCACTAGATTGTTTCCATCTGCGTCCTTTCTACCCAACTCTTGCACAGCGTCAATTACATCCCGCATGCGTTTCCGATGCTCTCTCTCGCTGTTCGCTCTCACCGTTACGCTCCCCACCCAGTCACGAGACTCTCGAAGGAATGCATAGAAAGACAATACCTCCTGTGGCTTAGTAATCGTGATATTTTCTGCTTGTCTAACTCGCGCAATATAACGATTATATCTCGCTGTTTCTTCATCAAGATGGATTCTAGTAGTTCTCTCCATGAAGTCTTCAGTACGGTACTCTCCCAAGTTCCGATTGCTTTGCCGCAGGCGCTCACCTAGAGGTGATTCTCCTACAACAGTGGTCTCCTCATTGTCTGACATTGTAAATGTGTGATTTTATCAGTCAATTGGGGTTGGTTAAATACAAGTTTTTGGAAGATAGCATGAATGATTGAGATgaacaagttctaaaacagctAAGTGATCAACGGTGAGAATATGATGTGAAGACTGTGTTTTTCTGCTCATATTTGCAGCGTCAAGAGTACATTACCTCTTTCTTGCATACAGGTTGAACGATATTATAGCATTTGATTTTGATGTGGATGCCCATTTTCCCAATCAATAAAAAGTAGGTTCAGCATTGATCAGGTCATATCCGGGAGGCGTCATGAGATCTGCAGAACCTGTGCCAAATTAATAGAGTCCACCGAGTTTTGCATTTTCCTCCTTATTGTTCAAACTTTTTTTTGAGGTGGTTATATTGTTCAAACTCAAGGTAAATAGTAATATACTTACTAGTTTTTTATATAGCAATGAAGATAAAGAATTGGAGATATACActagtttcttttttttccttttttttatgtaaacttacgaatatatttttaataattttttcaaaaaaacaaTTCAAGGGAATAAAACGAAAAATAATTACGATTGTTTCACGCTATTGCGAAAATAGTGTGTAAAACATAACTAACATTCTCCACAAAATCGCGTAATGATCACAAAAGTGTGTAACTGCAAATAAATGTGTAACAATATAGAATACATTGTCACAATTTTGGTGATATTGTTGCTCTTGGGAATCGAACATGCGCCTGATAGGTGGTAGATGAAGGAGCATATTACTGAGTCAGCGCATGTTATTTATAGAATTGTCgatactttttatttatacGCTCCTGGTGAGAATCAATCTCACGGATGAGACCAATATCAGAGGAGCCTACTCTTTCATAAAAGCTTGTCATTTTTAATTTTGGACATTACTTTAACATAAAACCCTTAattttattatcaatttattCATAATTTTACTATTCATAATCTATCACAAATTCTTTTTATTCCAAAATTATAATATtgcaataaaaatttatttctccACTTATAACAcatcaaatatttattaaaacttgtgtcattgAAATTACGTAATGCACACCCTCATGTCACGTGTCATTTTCTTGGTTCATGGAAGACCTCTTACGTATTCGTCAAAATTttctctttattattattattattattattattattattattattattattggtttTTTGAATATTTGGTGCATGGCTGACTTAATCAATCAAGACGAAGAAAATGATGGATCATTCGACAAATAAGTTCCACGTGACATCAGGGATTCGAATTTGATTTTGTAAAAAGATGATGCAGCTCTAAAGCTCCAGAGCTGATGGCACTTCGTAGAAGAAATATATTCTCAACTTTACCTTAGCTTGGACAAACTCAATTCCAAAACGCAGATTAATGTAACAAGGCTTGAACCTAATCACTTTAGTTAATGGCTCCAAGTGCTATGTTTACTTTGATGCTTATAAGTAGGATTTTCATTGATAAATTGGGGGATTCTCTTTCCATCATTTAACCTTGTAATTTTAATCTCCAGCCACATATAGTAAATTTTCCCCGGTGACCTTCTATGGACATAGATCTTTATGATCGAACaacattaaattttgaatgttgttttttatttttatctatttattgtTGAAATTTAAACCTGACTTAACAATGActataattaaaaatgaaacggagggagtatatcaatTTACCCGTGCGTATGCACGGGCCGGGTGGAATACTAGTTGAATATAATTCTTAAATCATTAGGCATATTTCAATATCGATCAAGACTCAAGAGTTAATTTCCCATACTAGAAAGGGATCGTATTAAGTATATGGGTACGTATAGTAACGTACGAATGACATTCGAAGAATATatagaataaaattaaaaaaatgtaattaatgtaaaaaaataataagaatattAATTGTGATAGTAAATTAGATGATGGTGATTTTCTTGAGAGGGGATTGAGGGGTAGAAAAGTGTTGGCATGCACGAGCAGTTGCCCAGCGTCGCATTTTGTGAGTGTAATCACAAACCTCAACTACCAATTCTTGGACGCCATAATTCTTCATGATACACATAACAAGCTGTCTTTCTCCTTCACAACCTAAATATCCTGAGATGTGCAACTTTTTCACCAGTTTTGAGTTAAACGACTTATTGTTGTTGCGAGCCCACATATCATATAAGATTTGATGAGTTTCTCCTTCAAACTTGAAGCGACTGCGGCGCCACAAGAACTGCatgcaaattaaattaaacagaTTAATTAAACATTTAATtcgatttattaatttatctttaaatgaaaaacaaatgCACCTTTATATCAAGTTTCTCCAATGAGGGCCACGCCCCAATCAGAGGAAGGAGGCAATTGGTAAATCTAACCATATCATCATACATATAAATTGTCAAGTCTAGATGTTGTATATTTATTAAATCAATCTTGTGCATGTCTTCTGGCCAAAATGCCTGCAATAtcaaacatatatatttataagtatacgTTAAATAAAATCACTTAAACAAAATTCATGTTCAAGCAACTCAAATTCTCTATTGCCTTCTAATGTCACACGATCTATTAAGAGGCTCGTGTACTACAagcccattttttttctttatactCACGTGTATTGTATTAATCCCAATTCAAAATCAAGCCAAcctaaaattattaaaataaagttaTGGTATCCGTCAAGTGTGTGAGGCGTCGACCGACCTAAGTGTTCACTATTCAGGCCACCCCAATTTTCGATCACCACCATGGCATCGACTCAAGATTTATTTTTCAGTCTACCCCGGCCCCATTATCAATATTGTGTATAATAAACAAACAATTAATGTCACATAATATATAAATGAAGTTGGAGAGCTTACAAGAATGGAAGTCGAGACCCTAAGCACCCGAAGTTGGGCGAGTATGCAAGATGGTGATGTTGACAAGATTTGAATCAATAAGTTGCCCGCAAACCCGCGATGGTCAGTCGCCAACTCAATAAGCTTTGGAACATTATAGAGTTTTACAAGATTATCAATCCGTATGTAACACTTGAGAGAAACGAGGTTCATTGCATTGCCAATCTCAAGGGATCCAAGCTCAAGCCCACGTAAACTCAAGTGCTTTAACCTAAATAAATTATCCACAATTTTGACATTTCGCAAATTTTTGAAGGAGTCAATTGATAAAGTTTCAAGAAGTGGGAAAGTAGTAAGCAACAGCTCAAACTCTGCATCATCCAAATCTACAGCGGATAGTGACAATTCTTTGAGGAAATTAAGCCCAGGTCGTAATGGCTTCTTTCCAATCAAATCAGAGAGTTTATAAAACGGACGATGCAATCCCGTATGTATTTTGAGGACTTCAACTCGCTTAGCCAGCACAAAATCAAACCACTTGTCAATAATTTCCTCCGAAGGTTTCAATTTCGGATTAAATACGCATAAAGCTAGGTGGGTGATGCGTGTGGGGAGATACCGCCAACGAGACGACAGCAGGCTAGTGGCCATAGCTTCTTTCAGTtccaattttgaaattatggaTACAAGAATATCGTCCTCCAATTCACTAATTCTATCTTCATccttaatattcaattcaaattccTGAAACTTTAAATTCTCCAATAacattaattcttttttaaaaggaaaacaaaaacaaGGATTATTAATAGTTTCACCTTATGTATACATCTAGGCCGTTTCCTTCTTCTCTCCTTTGCAACGTCTCTCTTCATCGCACAACTTTTCCTATATATTTCACCAAACAGGTATATATCAATACATAAAAGCGTATATTGgatcataaataaattaaagggGGAAAAAAGACTCATACTTTTTGTCTTTAAAATTGAGGAGACGACGCAGTTGAGTAGGGTTTGTTAGTAGCTTAAAGTAATTTTAGATGTATATATTATTCAACTTTGATTTTGAGCTACCAAAGATATGATTTTATAATTCTTTGTTGGGTAGATGTgtcaaaaataatatatatatatatatatagatatatatggtcgcgttcaatggagaccactaaatattcaaagaataGAGACTAAATTTCCGTCGTTGATGATCaccatttattcacgccatatTCGATcaaatttttttgttgaacatatacATGGTCGAATCTCACAATCCAAAGAAtcagcatttattcacgccatgttcaatgATTTTGATGAATGTTCAACCGAATTACTGATATAttcaacggatttgatgaacattcatcaaatccgttgaacatggcgtgaataaatgctgaTTTTTTTGGGGTTGTGGAATTCAACCCTAtatatgttcaacaaaaaatttcgttgaacatgacgtgaataaatgatgaccgttagattaaataagatcaacggctaagatttggtctctattcttTGAATATATAGTGGTATCCATTGAActctaccctatatatatatatatatatataagaatcaGTTTATGACTATGGTATAAATCATCTCATATGCTAATAAAAATCacataaatgattttttttttaatataaaaccAATCAATTCAACTATCCGACAACAACCAATTGCGAAAACTTGTGATTTCTGCCTCCTAAAACTCAAGTTTTTACTTGtaatttctgtttttctttgtaTCTGGATATTAAAGTTACTTTTTCACcatcaaagaaaagaagaacaGAATCAATAGTTTCAGAAAAATTGAAGAACCAATGACTATTATACAAAATATTCCTCAAAACAATATGACtattatacaaaaaattaaaaagataccAACCTTGAAGAGGATGAGCAGGAGAAAATATGGTGAGAGCCAAAAGAGGAACAGAAGAACTCGCGCGGTAGGAAGAGACGATATAATCTTTATTAGCTTTTTATCGAGATCTCTGATAATTAGGGTTGATTTAGTATAAAGTAATAATACTGTAAATATGCCATAATTAAGATTTATGTACATATCAcactttattttataaaatatcttgTGCGAAAAGTTGCAATtggtttattttaattaatcatatagtttcctccaaaaaaaaaatcatataaatgtGTGGTATTGGCAAACCATGAGAGTGGGCACGACATTAAACAGCCATTTGGGGAGAGTTTAATTGCATCAAATTTGAGACATCGAGACTTGATTGATCCAATATTGAGTATAAAGGGCTAAATGTCATAGGGGTGTCTATGTTAGGGACTTAATTGCtatttaaccttttttttaattttatctataaaaTCGGTTTTATACCAGTGTTATGGGATGGAACTAAAATCTGTATGTTACTATCACTACCATACCACAATAAAGACACTGATAACTAAATATCGATGTCTTTCAGCATAAATTTTTTATCTACAATATCGATTTTAGCCGCAACATCGATTTTTTATACTACGACATCAATTTCTATATAAAATCAGTATCTTTTTAGTGACGTGTATAGAGAGAATTTTATGAGCTTTCAACCAAATACTCTCTTAGTATAGCCCTTAATTCATAGccccaaaattaaaaataccgTATAGCCCATAGCCCCAAAGGTAATTAACAAGCCTCACACTGCAGGACTAGTCTCATTCTTCCAACAGACTCCCTTGAATTGTGCTGCTTTCAT
This window encodes:
- the LOC130996965 gene encoding uncharacterized protein LOC130996965 isoform X2 translates to MQERDNEETTVVGESPLGERLRQSNRNLGEYRTEDFMERTTRIHLDEETARYNRYIARVRQAENITITKPQEVLSFYAFLRESRDWVGSVTVRANSEREHRKRMRDVIDAVQELGRKDADGNNLVVIIDGRAA
- the LOC130996965 gene encoding uncharacterized protein LOC130996965 isoform X1; its protein translation is MGIHIKIKCYNIVQPVCKKETTVVGESPLGERLRQSNRNLGEYRTEDFMERTTRIHLDEETARYNRYIARVRQAENITITKPQEVLSFYAFLRESRDWVGSVTVRANSEREHRKRMRDVIDAVQELGRKDADGNNLVVIIDGRAA
- the LOC130996153 gene encoding putative FBD-associated F-box protein At5g53640 isoform X2, with protein sequence MKRDVAKERRRKRPRCIHKEFELNIKDEDRISELEDDILVSIISKLELKEAMATSLLSSRWRYLPTRITHLALCVFNPKLKPSEEIIDKWFDFVLAKRVEVLKIHTGLHRPFYKLSDLIGKKPLRPGLNFLKELSLSAVDLDDAEFELLLTTFPLLETLSIDSFKNLRNVKIVDNLFRLKHLSLRGLELGSLEIGNAMNLVSLKCYIRIDNLVKLYNVPKLIELATDHRGFAGNLLIQILSTSPSCILAQLRVLRVSTSILAFWPEDMHKIDLINIQHLDLTIYMYDDMVRFTNCLLPLIGAWPSLEKLDIKFLWRRSRFKFEGETHQILYDMWARNNNKSFNSKLVKKLHISGYLGCEGERQLVMCIMKNYGVQELVVEVCDYTHKMRRWATARACQHFSTPQSPLKKITII
- the LOC130996153 gene encoding uncharacterized protein LOC130996153 isoform X1, with product MKRDVAKERRRKRPRCIHKFQEFELNIKDEDRISELEDDILVSIISKLELKEAMATSLLSSRWRYLPTRITHLALCVFNPKLKPSEEIIDKWFDFVLAKRVEVLKIHTGLHRPFYKLSDLIGKKPLRPGLNFLKELSLSAVDLDDAEFELLLTTFPLLETLSIDSFKNLRNVKIVDNLFRLKHLSLRGLELGSLEIGNAMNLVSLKCYIRIDNLVKLYNVPKLIELATDHRGFAGNLLIQILSTSPSCILAQLRVLRVSTSILAFWPEDMHKIDLINIQHLDLTIYMYDDMVRFTNCLLPLIGAWPSLEKLDIKFLWRRSRFKFEGETHQILYDMWARNNNKSFNSKLVKKLHISGYLGCEGERQLVMCIMKNYGVQELVVEVCDYTHKMRRWATARACQHFSTPQSPLKKITII